Part of the Cloacibacillus sp. genome is shown below.
ATGCTTCTATTTAATATCTTTTCAGTCTTCAGTACCCACAGCAACCTGTAGAGGACAGAGTTTCGCGCCATTTATAGTCAACGCCTTTATCACCTTGCTGGCATTCATACCAGCCCGTACAAGAAAGTCTCTTTGTTTTCTGCTTTCAGTGCATCGGCCTCCTCCCTCCGCTTCTTCGAACTTACGATCATTGGGCCCTTCAAGATGTTCATCAGCCCGAAACTTTGCCATGCGGAACACTTATTTGTTCCACTATCGGCTTCCTTCAGATTCCACCTCGCGATGGACAGCCTCGCCTTTGGCTAACTGTGCCAATTGTCAAGCCCGTAACAGCCTTGCACCGCCTAGTCTGCGTACATGCCTAGCACACCAAAAAGGGCAAGAACCCAACAGTTCTGTTGGATTCTTGCCCTTGCAAATGAGAAGAGGCTATCTTCCCTAAAGGACAAAGCAGCAGATATAAAACCACATCTTATTTTTAACTATACTGGATTGTGTCAAAAAATTCAAGCAGGAAAAAATTAACGGTTACTTGCCGGTTACTTGCCATTTTAGGTTTGTCAAACCTACAGCACCCTCGCTTACTTTGCCAATCGACGCTTGAATTTTTTAACGCAATAGTGTAGCATGACAGGAACTTAGAATTTTTGGTTTAGTTCTGCTGTTTTGCCTTTTAGAAAGAGTCGCCCTCTTTCACTCGCAAGGGCAAGAGTCCAACAGAGATGTTTGGGCTTTTGCCCTTGGTTGTGTTGTGTCGATAGAAAGGGGGGCTTAGAAATCCCGTAGTCCTGGCGCTGCCGTAATTTTAAGATCTTATTATACGAGGAGGAGTATTGTTATGTCAGACAAGATACCTTTAATAGTTCCTTTTGCCCTTTATCTTTTAGTTTTGATTGCCATCGGGATATATACCTTTCGTTTTACAAAAACAATGGAGGGCTTTCATTTAGGCGGACGCAACTTAAACCCTTGGGTCGCTGGCGTCAGCCTCATGTTTTCAGGGTCTAGCGGATGGATATTCACTGGAATGGCTGGGCTTTGTTACGCAATCGGGCCATCGTCGTGGTTTATGCACGCCAGCAACCTGTTCTTTATGCTCATAGCGTTTCTGATGATCGGCAAGCGCATGAGAAATTATTCCGGCATACTCGGCGCCATAACCTATCCAGAGTATTTCGTTAGGCGCGTACGCGCGAAGGGAAATATGATCCGCATAGTGGGCTCTCTCGCGGTAGTGATGTTTATGTCCGTTTCGGTAGCGACACAGTACATGGCTGCTTCAAAATCAATGATGCCTCTTTTTGGTATCACAAATTTGCAGGCTATATTGATAACGGCGGCGGTAGTTGGCTTTTACTGTCTCATCGGCGGCTTCCTCGCAGTCTGCTGGACTGATTTTGTGCAGGGAATCGTCATACTGGTTGGGTCAGTCGCTCTTTGCCTCTATATGATCTATGACGTCGGAGGCTGGGCAGGCGCCACATCTAAGCTGGCTGCAATTGACCCCAAACTTGTATCCGCTGAATGGGCGACCTTCCCATTGATTCTCGCGTATTGGACGACGGGCTTTCAGTGCATCGGGCGTCCTCATGACACGATACGCTACTTTGCCGTCAAGGATTCAAAATCAACGCGCCAAATGGCAATGATCGGCATGTTCGGTTTCCTTCTCAATTACTGGACCGGCTACCTCATCGGATGGGTCGGACGCATATACTTCCCGGACATCCCTGACCCTGAAACGATTTTTGGAAGGCTGCTCACTGGGGTGCTCAATCCGTGGTTCTCCGGCATAATGCTTGCCGCGTTAATGGCTCTTATTATGTCCACCGTAGACTCGTGCCTGTTGAGCGCCGCTTCAACGCTGAGCGAGGATTTTTATCACGCCTGTGTGAATAAAAACGCCTCCAAGGAGCGGCTGGTGAATGTTTCAAGATTCTCGGTCCTCTTTATCGCCGTGCTTGGAATATTTCTTGCTATAAATTCGGGCGGCCGTTCTATCATGACAGTAATGCTCTTCGCATCGGGCGGCCTTGCCGCCACATTCGGCCCAGCGCTGCTTCTTTCGCTTTACTGGAAAAGGCTGACGGAAAAAGGCGTGATTGCGGCGATGCTTACCGGATTCATCATGAGCGTGACGTGGAACGTTACTGGAATGGCAAAAATTTCCAATATACATGAAGGCTGTATCGGATTTTTACTTTCCCTCGCGGCAGGTACCATTGTCAGCTTGATTTCGGAACAGCTACCCCAAAAGGAGATAGCAAAGGAGCTTCACCTTGTATCAAAAGATTACGACACGGAACAGCTTGATAAAATCGTGCGCAGCTACCAATCCGCACGGTAAGAAAGGATGAGAGCATTATGGAATTTCATGCCTGGCTTATCTCAGTAATAATCCCATTGATGTTGACTGGAGTATCGGTAATTTATTATTTGCTTGGAAGGGATAACGATGAATTTAAAGATTAAGTGCGGCCACGTCGCAGACCTTGTATCAGGAAAAGACGAGAAAAACGTGGATATCTATATTCAGGACGGGAAAATAGAAAAAATATCCAAGAATACCTCCGAAAAGGCCAAAAATGAGATTGACCTTTCAGAGTATTATATTATTCCCGGCTTTGTCGACGCCCACAACCATCTTTGTTTTGATGTTGGTGACGAAGTGAAACAGATTGGTGAGGCGCTGGGATATCAGGCTCTTATAGCAGCAAGAAACGCAAGAATAGCTATAAACTCTGGGGTGACGACTCTTAGGGATGCGGGAGAACGCGGCTATGTGGATTTTTGCGTAAAAAGAGGCGTTGATGAGGGGCTCATTCCTGGACCTAGGCTTCTTGCAGCTGGGCCCGGCTTAATGCGCACCGGGGGGCACATGTGGTTCATGGGCGAGGAGGCGGACGGAGAGAGCGAAGTTAGAAAGGCCGTACGCGGACAGTTAAAGGCCGGCGCTGATTTTATAAAAATATTTGTCAGCGGAGGCGCCACATCACAACGAACGGGCAGCGTGACGCCTGAAATGACGCGCGAAGAGATAGAAACCGCCATCTACGAGGCTCATGCGGCCGGCAAAAAAGCAGGCGCTCATACACATGGCGGCATTGCTGCAACATGGGCGATAAAAGCCGGCGTTGACGCAATTGAACATGGCTGTTTTCTGACCGAAGAACAGATGCTGCTTATGAAAGACAATGGGACCTTCCTCGTTGTAACGAGCGGCATACAGAGGGCCATCGCAGAATGCCCCGAAAACAGCCCCTTTATGAGAGAAAAGGCGGCGGCGGCTTACGCTAACTACCTTACCGTGATAAAGCGTGCGGTACAGCTGGGCTTGAGAATGGCTCTTGGCAACGACACAAACCACGGCTGCATCGCAGAGGAGATAGCTTTTGTTGAAAGGGCTGGCATGAGCAGAAGAGAGGCACTGCTTGCCGCAACGCGATACGGCGCCGATCTATGCGGACTAGAGTCGCTCACTGGAACAATAGAACCTGGGAAAGAGGCCGACCTCATCGCCTTTGCCTCCAATCCGTTAACCGCTGACATTCGGGAGCTTACGCCCCAATGGGTAATACGTTCAGGAAAGACGCTGAAGACGCCGCACGGGATCCACTGCTGATTCCATCCCAAGAGGAGACAAAGCCTACGCTTTGCCTCCTCTTTTTATCCACACATAAGAAGAGCCTCCCCATTTGCCTCCTTAAGCGTCAGGTTTATTTTAGTATTATTTCTAGAGATGCTTCTCTATGTTCCTAAAAATTACTAGATTAAACTAAGTCCGTAATAAAAATGAGAAAATTACAATTAACCAACAATGACCTTTTAACGAATAAAAACTGGCGCCATCAACGACGCCAGAAAATATTAATTATGAGGATGAAGAACTCTAAGCTAGAGCCCTTTTACAAAGTCGCTGAGCTTCGCCAACCCCGCCCTTAACTCTTCTGTATCGCAGGCGTATCCTATGCGAAAGCAGCCTTCCTCTTCAAAACAGGAGCCGGGAGTCAGAAAGGCTCCCGTTTCGGCAAGCAGCCTTTGGCAGAATGTTTCGGAAGGTACATCAACGTTGCAGTAAAGCAGCGCCGTCGTCCCACCCTGCGGCTTTACGTAAGAGAAGCGCGGCTCCGTGCTTATCCATTGGTCAAGAACGGCAAGGTTGTCGCGTATGATTTTTTTGTTGCGGGACAAAAGTCTTTCTTTTGCCTCAAGCGCCACGGAGGCAAGCGCTTCGTCTATGATGCCGCAGCTTATCGTATCGTAATCGCGATGCAGAAGTATCTGTTCCAATGCAGCCGCGTCACGCGTTGCGATCCAACCAAGCCGTATGCCAGCAAGCGAAAAAACTTTTGACATACTTCCAACGACGATACCCTTTTCGTAAAGATCCGCCACAGAGGGCGAGTATTGGTCCGTCTGTGTCAGAAATCGGTAAACTTCATCGCAGAGTATATAGGCGCCAACTGAACGAGCGGCGGCAACGATCTCATTCAGAGTGTCTACCGCCATGAGCGCGCCTGTTGGGTTGTTCGGATTGTTGATACAGATGACCTTTGTGCGCGGAGTTATAAGTTTTTTCAACTCCGCCATATCCGGTTGAAAGCCGTCCTCTTTCCTCAGCTTAAGCAGACGCACAGTAGCGCCGTATGACGCGGGGATAGAGTATAGCTGTTGGTAGGTGGGCATAACGGAGACAACTTCGTCCCCTGGTTCCACCAACGAATAGAGCACAAGGTGGTTCGCGCCGGTCGCACCGTGTGTCGTGATTATCTGCTCGGGCGATATGGCGCGATAGAGCGTCGCTATCTGCTCTTTCAGCGTAGCTGCGCCGTAGATGGCTCCATAGGTCAGCCGCCTATCGAAGAGTTCCTTAAAGAAGGGTTCTTTGTCACGCCCCGCAATCTGGAACAGTTCA
Proteins encoded:
- a CDS encoding sodium/proline symporter; this encodes MSDKIPLIVPFALYLLVLIAIGIYTFRFTKTMEGFHLGGRNLNPWVAGVSLMFSGSSGWIFTGMAGLCYAIGPSSWFMHASNLFFMLIAFLMIGKRMRNYSGILGAITYPEYFVRRVRAKGNMIRIVGSLAVVMFMSVSVATQYMAASKSMMPLFGITNLQAILITAAVVGFYCLIGGFLAVCWTDFVQGIVILVGSVALCLYMIYDVGGWAGATSKLAAIDPKLVSAEWATFPLILAYWTTGFQCIGRPHDTIRYFAVKDSKSTRQMAMIGMFGFLLNYWTGYLIGWVGRIYFPDIPDPETIFGRLLTGVLNPWFSGIMLAALMALIMSTVDSCLLSAASTLSEDFYHACVNKNASKERLVNVSRFSVLFIAVLGIFLAINSGGRSIMTVMLFASGGLAATFGPALLLSLYWKRLTEKGVIAAMLTGFIMSVTWNVTGMAKISNIHEGCIGFLLSLAAGTIVSLISEQLPQKEIAKELHLVSKDYDTEQLDKIVRSYQSAR
- a CDS encoding amidohydrolase family protein, with product MNLKIKCGHVADLVSGKDEKNVDIYIQDGKIEKISKNTSEKAKNEIDLSEYYIIPGFVDAHNHLCFDVGDEVKQIGEALGYQALIAARNARIAINSGVTTLRDAGERGYVDFCVKRGVDEGLIPGPRLLAAGPGLMRTGGHMWFMGEEADGESEVRKAVRGQLKAGADFIKIFVSGGATSQRTGSVTPEMTREEIETAIYEAHAAGKKAGAHTHGGIAATWAIKAGVDAIEHGCFLTEEQMLLMKDNGTFLVVTSGIQRAIAECPENSPFMREKAAAAYANYLTVIKRAVQLGLRMALGNDTNHGCIAEEIAFVERAGMSRREALLAATRYGADLCGLESLTGTIEPGKEADLIAFASNPLTADIRELTPQWVIRSGKTLKTPHGIHC
- a CDS encoding aminotransferase; the protein is MKIATFKVEEWMNLNETKAVYNIAETCVDSVSVDELFQIAGRDKEPFFKELFDRRLTYGAIYGAATLKEQIATLYRAISPEQIITTHGATGANHLVLYSLVEPGDEVVSVMPTYQQLYSIPASYGATVRLLKLRKEDGFQPDMAELKKLITPRTKVICINNPNNPTGALMAVDTLNEIVAAARSVGAYILCDEVYRFLTQTDQYSPSVADLYEKGIVVGSMSKVFSLAGIRLGWIATRDAAALEQILLHRDYDTISCGIIDEALASVALEAKERLLSRNKKIIRDNLAVLDQWISTEPRFSYVKPQGGTTALLYCNVDVPSETFCQRLLAETGAFLTPGSCFEEEGCFRIGYACDTEELRAGLAKLSDFVKGL